A genomic stretch from Anaerolinea thermophila UNI-1 includes:
- the ftsH gene encoding ATP-dependent zinc metalloprotease FtsH, translating into MNSRNQSYIIYVLLFMAIIIILLYQFNQQSSTQDVLTINQVAADIQAGKVARLVENEYRLKVIYQDGTQRDSTMEANATLVQQLRDLGVTPEQLSPTKIKIEIRPPSAWVNVLTVLGYVLPFLVLGGVFFFIFRQAQGSNNAAMSFGKSRARMFTGDHPTVTFDDVAGVDEAKEELKEVVEFLREPQKFIQLGARIPKGVLLVGPPGTGKTLIAKAVSGEAGVPFFSISGSEFVEMFVGVGASRVRDLFDQARRHSPCIVFVDEIDAVGRHRGAGLGGSHDEREQTLNQLLVEMDGFDTDTNIIIMAATNRPDILDPALLRPGRFDRRVVLDRPDMRGREAILKVHVKGKPLAPDVDLSLLARATPGFVGADLENLVNEAAILAARRNKKAIGREEFEEAIERVIAGPERKSRLISEEEKRIVAYHEAGHAVVMNALPEADPVQKVSIIARGMAGGYTLSLPEEDRMLLPRKKILADMIGLLGGRAAEELVFDDITSGASNDIERVTQLARTMVTRLGMSDALGPMVYGQKEELIFLGREIAEQRDYSEAIAEQIDREVRRLVNEAYTKAKAILMEHRDKLDAVAQRLLEVETLSREEFEKIFPPPVRKRNPIPTIAGSNNNN; encoded by the coding sequence GTGAATTCAAGAAATCAGTCCTATATCATCTATGTGTTGCTGTTCATGGCAATCATCATCATTCTGCTGTACCAGTTTAACCAGCAGAGCAGCACACAGGATGTACTCACCATCAATCAGGTAGCCGCTGATATTCAGGCAGGCAAAGTAGCCCGTCTGGTGGAGAACGAGTATCGCTTGAAGGTCATCTATCAGGACGGCACCCAGCGCGACTCGACCATGGAAGCCAATGCGACACTCGTTCAGCAATTGCGTGATTTGGGTGTGACCCCTGAACAACTCTCGCCGACCAAAATCAAGATTGAAATCCGCCCACCCAGCGCATGGGTCAATGTATTGACCGTGCTGGGATACGTTCTGCCCTTCCTGGTACTGGGTGGAGTTTTCTTCTTCATCTTCCGACAAGCCCAGGGAAGCAACAACGCCGCCATGTCGTTTGGGAAGTCCAGGGCGCGCATGTTCACCGGCGATCATCCTACCGTCACTTTTGACGATGTAGCGGGTGTGGATGAAGCCAAGGAAGAATTGAAAGAGGTAGTGGAATTCCTGCGTGAACCCCAAAAGTTCATTCAATTGGGTGCACGCATCCCGAAAGGCGTTTTGCTGGTAGGGCCCCCTGGGACAGGTAAAACGCTCATCGCTAAAGCCGTTTCTGGCGAAGCGGGTGTGCCCTTCTTCTCAATCTCCGGTTCGGAATTTGTGGAGATGTTCGTTGGCGTCGGTGCTTCTCGTGTGAGAGACCTGTTTGATCAGGCGCGCCGTCATTCCCCCTGTATCGTATTCGTGGACGAAATTGATGCGGTTGGACGACACCGCGGCGCCGGACTGGGTGGCAGCCATGATGAGCGCGAACAAACGTTGAACCAGTTGCTGGTCGAAATGGACGGCTTTGACACCGACACCAATATCATCATCATGGCGGCGACAAACCGTCCCGATATTCTCGACCCGGCTTTGCTCCGCCCCGGTCGTTTCGACCGCCGAGTGGTGCTGGATCGCCCGGATATGCGCGGTCGGGAAGCCATCCTGAAGGTACACGTCAAAGGCAAGCCTCTGGCACCCGATGTGGACCTGAGCCTGCTGGCGCGTGCCACCCCAGGATTTGTAGGCGCAGACCTGGAAAATCTGGTCAATGAAGCGGCCATCCTTGCCGCACGGCGTAATAAGAAAGCCATTGGTCGCGAAGAGTTTGAAGAAGCCATTGAACGCGTTATTGCCGGTCCGGAACGCAAGAGCCGCCTGATCAGTGAAGAAGAGAAACGCATTGTGGCCTATCACGAAGCCGGTCATGCAGTGGTGATGAATGCATTACCGGAAGCCGATCCAGTGCAGAAAGTTTCCATTATTGCTCGTGGAATGGCAGGCGGTTACACGCTTTCTCTGCCAGAAGAAGACCGCATGCTCTTGCCCCGCAAGAAAATCCTTGCCGACATGATTGGCTTGCTGGGCGGTCGCGCTGCCGAGGAACTGGTATTTGATGACATCACCTCGGGAGCCTCCAATGACATTGAGCGTGTGACTCAGTTAGCCCGCACCATGGTCACTCGTCTGGGCATGAGCGATGCCCTGGGCCCAATGGTGTATGGTCAAAAGGAAGAATTAATCTTCCTTGGGCGGGAAATCGCCGAACAACGCGACTACTCCGAAGCCATCGCCGAGCAAATCGACCGTGAAGTGCGCCGGTTGGTCAACGAAGCCTACACCAAAGCCAAAGCCATCCTGATGGAACACCGCGACAAACTGGACGCCGTTGCTCAGCGCCTGCTGGAAGTGGAAACCCTTTCACGGGAAGAGTTTGAGAAAATCTTCCCTCCGCCGGTGCGTAAGCGTAATCCCATTCCTACCATTGCGGGGTCAAACAATAACAACTAA
- a CDS encoding long-chain-fatty-acid--CoA ligase codes for MNRPWLNRYDEGVPQSLTYPSLRVFDFLDGAAKRFPRQTCTLYEGHAISYARMAELTDQLARGLIALGLQKGERVSILLPNLPQYVLAYYAVLKAGGIVSAMNPAYTAREIEYQIQDSGSVFLIAGESSRALVEQLSSDLPLRKKIFTALEDAFTMQDWYPQPESGLDSHKRTTFTLEEITRWSFAGMDRKSEVASDDVAIFQYSGGTTGIPKAAVGLHRNLVANTLQFRAWLSGMEDARETALLAIPLYHVYGMVVGMSVATSMAARMVLIPNPRDLPKLLDAIQTYQVSFFPGVPTLYALINQHPLVQSGEVNLRSIRACISGSAPLLEEVRVRFESLTGAKLMEGYGLSEAPTATHCNPMLGEKRPGSIGLPLPDVDCRIVSLEDGETDLPVGEAGELLIRGPQVMQGYHNRPEETRQTLRNGWLYTGDIARMDEDGYFYVLDRKKDLIKVSGYQVWPREVEEVIATHPSVQEVGVAGIPHPVRGEAVKAWVVVKPGHALSADDIIQWCKQSLVYYKIPIEVEFLERLPRSTVGKLLRRVLVEQHRRAA; via the coding sequence ATGAATCGTCCATGGCTAAATAGATATGATGAGGGCGTTCCTCAATCACTGACTTACCCATCCTTACGGGTATTTGACTTTTTGGATGGAGCCGCAAAGCGCTTCCCCCGGCAAACTTGCACCCTCTATGAAGGGCATGCCATTTCTTATGCTCGCATGGCGGAATTAACCGATCAACTGGCAAGAGGATTGATTGCTTTGGGGTTGCAAAAGGGTGAACGGGTAAGTATTCTCTTACCTAATCTGCCTCAATATGTTTTGGCTTACTATGCCGTTCTGAAAGCCGGCGGAATAGTTTCAGCGATGAACCCTGCCTATACAGCACGCGAGATTGAGTACCAAATCCAGGATTCAGGCAGTGTTTTTCTGATTGCAGGCGAATCTTCCCGCGCGTTGGTGGAGCAATTATCCTCAGATTTGCCCTTGAGAAAAAAGATTTTTACGGCGCTGGAAGATGCTTTCACCATGCAGGATTGGTATCCTCAGCCCGAGTCAGGTTTGGACAGCCACAAGCGCACAACTTTCACCCTGGAAGAAATTACCCGCTGGTCTTTCGCAGGCATGGATAGAAAATCCGAAGTGGCTTCGGATGATGTGGCAATTTTTCAGTACAGTGGTGGTACTACGGGGATTCCCAAAGCGGCAGTGGGACTGCACCGCAATCTGGTTGCTAATACTCTGCAATTTCGGGCTTGGCTTTCGGGCATGGAAGATGCGCGCGAAACGGCTTTGCTGGCGATTCCTCTCTACCATGTCTATGGCATGGTGGTGGGGATGAGTGTCGCTACTTCCATGGCGGCGCGCATGGTGCTGATTCCCAATCCGCGGGATTTGCCAAAATTGCTGGATGCTATCCAAACTTATCAAGTCAGTTTCTTTCCGGGTGTTCCCACGCTGTACGCCTTGATTAATCAGCATCCCCTGGTTCAATCCGGTGAGGTGAATTTGCGCTCCATCCGAGCCTGTATTTCCGGCTCCGCTCCCTTGCTGGAAGAGGTTCGTGTGCGCTTTGAGTCCCTTACGGGTGCAAAACTCATGGAGGGATATGGACTTTCAGAGGCTCCCACTGCCACGCACTGCAATCCCATGCTGGGAGAAAAACGCCCCGGTTCCATTGGGTTACCCTTACCCGATGTGGATTGCCGTATTGTTTCGCTAGAGGACGGAGAAACGGATTTGCCTGTGGGTGAAGCGGGAGAACTGCTGATTCGTGGTCCCCAGGTCATGCAGGGCTATCACAATCGTCCGGAGGAAACCCGCCAAACGCTTCGAAACGGCTGGTTGTACACCGGAGATATTGCCCGAATGGATGAAGATGGCTACTTTTACGTTCTGGACCGCAAAAAAGACTTGATCAAGGTCAGTGGTTATCAGGTCTGGCCTCGCGAGGTAGAAGAGGTCATTGCTACCCATCCGTCTGTGCAGGAAGTGGGAGTAGCGGGTATTCCGCATCCTGTTCGGGGAGAGGCAGTAAAAGCCTGGGTGGTTGTCAAACCCGGACATGCCCTCTCCGCTGATGATATCATTCAATGGTGTAAACAATCGCTGGTGTATTACAAGATTCCCATAGAGGTGGAATTTCTGGAACGCCTTCCCCGTTCTACGGTAGGGAAGTTGTTGCGTCGAGTGCTGGTTGAACAGCATCGCCGGGCAGCATAA
- the miaA gene encoding tRNA (adenosine(37)-N6)-dimethylallyltransferase MiaA, whose translation MSISKTRLQNNPLLVIVGPTAVGKTQVSIELARRLDAEIVSADSRLFYRGMDIGTAKPTPAERQGIPHHLIDVADPDEVWSLALFQQAAHQAIGAIHARGKLPILVGGTGQYVKAVIEGWQPPEQPPIPSLRAVLERMAAEQGKDAMHAMLTFLDPIAAQKIDPRNVRRTIRALEVIFSTGRRFSDQRRKTSSPYQVQIIGLTRNRKILYERVDARIEQMLQQGFLDEVRRLLEKYPPDLPAFSAIGYRQMIEVVQGKRTLEEAVAEIKRLTRRYVRQQGAWFREEDPQIHWFDLDQISFEEIFTFVYSWWKEVSQNESSMAK comes from the coding sequence TTGAGCATTTCGAAAACGCGCTTACAGAATAATCCTTTGCTGGTTATTGTGGGACCTACCGCGGTAGGGAAGACGCAGGTATCTATCGAACTTGCCCGTCGTTTGGATGCCGAAATTGTTTCGGCAGATTCGCGCTTGTTTTACCGGGGGATGGACATTGGCACGGCTAAACCCACACCCGCCGAGCGCCAGGGTATCCCTCATCACCTGATTGACGTGGCGGATCCGGATGAGGTTTGGAGTCTGGCGTTGTTCCAGCAAGCCGCGCATCAGGCAATTGGCGCAATCCATGCGCGGGGAAAACTTCCCATCCTTGTAGGCGGTACAGGACAGTATGTTAAGGCCGTCATTGAGGGCTGGCAGCCACCAGAGCAGCCTCCCATTCCCTCTTTGCGGGCAGTCCTGGAGCGCATGGCTGCAGAACAAGGAAAAGATGCCATGCATGCCATGTTAACCTTCCTGGATCCCATTGCCGCTCAGAAGATTGACCCGCGAAATGTGCGCCGTACCATTCGGGCTCTGGAGGTCATTTTCAGCACAGGCAGACGTTTTTCGGACCAGCGACGAAAAACTTCCTCGCCCTATCAGGTACAAATCATTGGGTTAACCAGGAATCGGAAAATTCTGTATGAGCGTGTGGATGCTCGGATTGAGCAGATGCTCCAGCAGGGCTTTCTGGACGAGGTGCGCAGATTGCTGGAAAAATACCCCCCTGATTTACCCGCCTTTTCGGCGATTGGCTACCGTCAAATGATTGAAGTGGTTCAAGGCAAGAGGACGCTGGAAGAGGCCGTTGCCGAAATCAAGCGGCTGACCCGCCGTTATGTGCGTCAGCAAGGGGCGTGGTTCCGGGAGGAAGATCCGCAAATTCATTGGTTTGATTTAGATCAGATATCGTTTGAAGAAATTTTTACTTTTGTTTATTCGTGGTGGAAAGAGGTGTCTCAGAATGAATCGTCCATGGCTAAATAG
- a CDS encoding YraN family protein translates to MSLYRQRVGKWGEDLAARYLSQKGYLILARNVRTEYGEIDIVAQRDQTMVFVEVKTRTNRDFGYPETALTEKKKSHLFKAIQAYLQKENSEPTAWQVDVLAILREKGGETLIEHFENALTE, encoded by the coding sequence ATGAGTCTGTACCGTCAGCGCGTAGGAAAATGGGGCGAAGACCTGGCCGCCCGGTATTTATCCCAAAAAGGATACCTGATTCTGGCGCGTAATGTGCGTACGGAGTATGGGGAAATTGATATCGTGGCTCAGCGAGATCAAACTATGGTTTTTGTGGAAGTGAAAACCCGCACCAATCGGGATTTTGGTTACCCTGAAACTGCCCTGACGGAGAAGAAAAAATCCCATTTGTTCAAAGCCATTCAGGCGTATCTGCAGAAAGAAAACAGTGAACCGACTGCCTGGCAGGTGGATGTCCTTGCTATACTACGTGAGAAGGGGGGCGAGACGCTCATTGAGCATTTCGAAAACGCGCTTACAGAATAA